The proteins below come from a single Cryptosporangium aurantiacum genomic window:
- a CDS encoding phosphotransferase family protein: MTLAPSDEAVVLSPTWLTSVLGETVADVVVTQRLETVATKTRFTVTYASGGVAAFCAKGYFNPTLRRAPTRTEADFYSLLAEKLPVRTPPCVHSAVDPDTGHALILMEDLVAAGAQFLDPLIGYRASDAAGTLDQLAQLHAATWGSPNAAFPPRLASLANVLPAERLQQQLDDGRAPDLPPSVRRADRLLAAVRALAAPSGDECLVHGDLHTGNVYRLADGSPGLIDWQVVQYGRWALDVSYHLAAVLDPGERQRSERDLLDHYLDRLGSHGAAPPSREDAWHAYRASLPYGFYLWAITRAVDRPVIEHLTARLGQAVADHRSLDLLGV, encoded by the coding sequence ATGACGCTCGCGCCCTCGGACGAGGCAGTGGTTCTCTCGCCCACCTGGCTGACGTCGGTGCTCGGCGAGACCGTGGCTGACGTCGTCGTCACACAGCGGTTGGAGACCGTGGCCACCAAGACGCGGTTCACGGTCACCTATGCCTCGGGCGGCGTAGCCGCCTTCTGCGCGAAGGGCTACTTCAATCCGACGCTGCGCCGGGCGCCGACCCGGACCGAGGCCGACTTCTACTCGCTGCTCGCCGAGAAGCTCCCAGTGCGCACGCCACCGTGTGTCCACTCGGCCGTCGACCCCGACACCGGGCACGCGCTGATCCTGATGGAGGACCTGGTCGCCGCCGGCGCCCAGTTCCTCGATCCGCTGATCGGCTACCGTGCCTCGGACGCCGCGGGCACGCTCGACCAGCTCGCGCAACTCCACGCGGCGACCTGGGGATCCCCGAACGCAGCGTTCCCGCCGCGGCTGGCGTCGCTGGCGAACGTCCTGCCTGCCGAGCGGCTCCAGCAGCAACTCGACGACGGCCGCGCGCCCGACCTGCCGCCCTCGGTCCGGCGCGCCGACCGGCTGCTCGCCGCGGTGCGGGCGCTGGCCGCCCCGTCCGGCGACGAGTGCCTGGTGCACGGTGACCTGCACACCGGCAACGTCTACCGGCTGGCCGACGGCAGCCCCGGGCTGATCGACTGGCAGGTCGTCCAGTACGGACGCTGGGCGCTCGACGTCAGCTACCACCTGGCCGCGGTGCTGGACCCCGGCGAGCGGCAGCGTTCCGAGCGTGACCTGCTCGACCACTACCTCGACCGGCTCGGTTCGCACGGCGCCGCACCACCGTCGCGTGAGGACGCCTGGCACGCGTACCGCGCGTCGCTGCCGTACGGCTTCTACCTGTGGGCGATCACCCGCGCGGTGGACCGCCCGGTCATCGAGCACCTCACCGCGCGCCTCGGACAAGCGGTCGCCGACCACCGGAGCTTGGATCTCCTGGGCGTCTAA
- a CDS encoding GTP-binding protein: MASLLFESRRPFHPQRLHDALEELADRALRARGQLWIASQPDTALGFEVAGGGAVMDRLGRWLAALPPSRWNDAPPSRLLTVDATWDPYYGDRRTELAFIGVDLAADAVTTILTDCLLTDDELADGWGAWSALPDPFAGCFSVPEP; the protein is encoded by the coding sequence GTGGCGTCTCTCCTGTTCGAATCCCGGAGGCCGTTCCACCCCCAGCGGCTCCACGACGCGCTCGAGGAGCTGGCCGACCGGGCCCTGCGCGCCCGCGGCCAGCTCTGGATCGCCAGCCAACCCGACACCGCCCTCGGTTTCGAGGTCGCCGGTGGCGGTGCGGTGATGGACAGGCTCGGCCGCTGGCTGGCAGCCCTTCCGCCGAGCCGCTGGAACGACGCGCCGCCGAGCCGCCTGCTGACCGTCGACGCCACCTGGGACCCGTACTACGGCGATCGCCGCACCGAACTCGCCTTCATCGGCGTCGACCTGGCCGCGGACGCCGTGACGACGATCCTGACCGACTGCCTGCTGACCGACGACGAACTCGCCGACGGCTGGGGTGCCTGGAGCGCCCTGCCGGATCCCTTCGCGGGCTGCTTCAGCGTTCCCGAGCCGTAA
- a CDS encoding class I SAM-dependent methyltransferase: protein MNRDEYAESGEFLDLFSREAWQALRGPVLGALNGAAADAGPLVDLGAGSGLGTELLAGVLPEAHIVAVEPSAIQRAALFARLGSEPAVRERVTVVAADAAGVELPDRLGGVLAMNMIGHLRPDDRRALWERIGARLAPGAPLVLNLQPPAEPVELPESVFVSVRVGGRTYQGSGAATPAGAEAVRWRMRYRVRDHADRVVQETTADYQWYVVAPSTLLAELSAAGFEAQIGSLDVVRAVAAG from the coding sequence ATGAATCGCGACGAGTACGCCGAGTCCGGAGAGTTCCTGGATCTCTTCAGCCGCGAGGCGTGGCAGGCGTTACGCGGGCCCGTCCTGGGCGCGTTGAACGGTGCGGCGGCGGACGCCGGCCCGCTCGTGGATCTGGGCGCCGGCAGTGGTCTGGGCACCGAGCTGCTCGCCGGAGTGCTACCCGAGGCGCACATCGTCGCGGTCGAGCCGTCGGCGATTCAGCGCGCAGCCCTGTTCGCCCGCCTCGGCTCGGAGCCGGCGGTCCGCGAACGGGTCACGGTCGTCGCCGCCGACGCGGCAGGCGTCGAGCTACCCGACCGGCTCGGCGGCGTGCTGGCGATGAACATGATCGGCCACCTGCGACCGGACGACCGGCGCGCGCTCTGGGAGCGCATCGGGGCACGCCTCGCGCCGGGCGCCCCGCTGGTACTCAACCTCCAGCCGCCCGCCGAGCCGGTGGAGCTGCCGGAGTCGGTCTTCGTGTCGGTACGCGTCGGGGGGCGCACCTACCAGGGCAGCGGCGCAGCGACGCCGGCCGGCGCAGAGGCTGTGCGGTGGCGCATGCGCTACCGGGTGCGCGACCACGCGGATCGCGTCGTACAGGAGACGACGGCGGACTACCAGTGGTACGTCGTGGCGCCGTCCACGCTGCTGGCGGAGCTGTCGGCGGCCGGGTTCGAGGCTCAGATCGGCTCGCTCGACGTCGTCCGCGCGGTCGCCGCGGGCTGA
- a CDS encoding MFS transporter, translated as MTLDPDSPAQLRGRQRLALVVLLGAGFMLSVDFSILNVALPQMGEGAGITLADLPWIASAYALPAAGFTLLFGRVADLFGRRRLFLVAMVLLLAASLLGGFATNAATLLTARVLQGFANAIAIPAAMALLITAVTDDRARARVLGLNGALLSGGFTVGALVGGSLVSALDWRWAFWINVPVALVIVALTPFVVRESARPAGVKLDVPGAVAVTTGLLALVYGVLLRDWIAFVVGVVLLGVFWFIETRATAPLVSLQLLNRPSVKWGNFGGVVAFVMATGLNFVLTVYLQEVLDLTPFATGLVFGLPGLAAVFAGILAGRLIGRYGYRPVLAAGLLTQGLMVAPMLLIGDSTTSLYLVVPSLFLLYFGHVTAIVAYTVTATSDLEEGEAGLATGLTSLAQQIAVTIGIPIFGAIAATRSDLTEGVHLAMRVQVVAVTLAVVLIWIGLRTPRRGQPTATSNTKVAHERASS; from the coding sequence ATGACCCTCGATCCGGACTCGCCGGCACAGCTGCGCGGTCGACAGCGACTGGCGCTGGTCGTGCTCCTCGGCGCCGGATTCATGCTGTCCGTCGACTTCTCCATCCTCAACGTGGCGCTCCCGCAGATGGGCGAGGGCGCCGGCATCACGCTCGCCGACCTGCCCTGGATCGCCAGCGCCTACGCATTGCCCGCGGCCGGCTTCACGTTGCTGTTCGGCCGGGTCGCCGACCTGTTCGGACGCCGCAGGCTGTTCCTGGTCGCGATGGTCCTGCTCCTCGCGGCCTCGCTGCTGGGCGGGTTCGCCACCAACGCCGCGACGCTGCTGACCGCACGTGTCCTGCAGGGCTTCGCCAACGCGATCGCGATCCCGGCCGCGATGGCCCTGCTGATCACCGCGGTCACGGACGACCGGGCCCGCGCCCGCGTTCTCGGCCTCAACGGCGCCCTGCTCTCCGGCGGCTTCACCGTGGGCGCGCTGGTCGGCGGCAGCCTGGTCAGCGCGCTCGACTGGCGGTGGGCGTTCTGGATCAACGTGCCGGTGGCGCTCGTCATCGTCGCGCTGACCCCGTTCGTGGTGCGCGAGAGCGCCCGCCCGGCCGGCGTGAAGCTCGACGTGCCCGGTGCCGTCGCGGTGACGACCGGTCTGCTCGCGCTCGTTTACGGTGTTCTGCTGCGCGACTGGATCGCGTTCGTCGTCGGCGTCGTTCTCCTGGGCGTCTTCTGGTTCATCGAGACGCGCGCCACGGCTCCTCTGGTGTCGCTGCAGCTGCTCAACCGGCCGTCGGTCAAGTGGGGCAACTTCGGTGGCGTCGTCGCGTTCGTCATGGCCACCGGCCTCAACTTCGTCCTCACCGTCTACCTGCAGGAAGTACTCGACCTCACGCCGTTCGCGACCGGCCTGGTCTTCGGCCTCCCCGGCCTCGCCGCGGTGTTCGCCGGGATCCTCGCCGGACGGCTGATCGGTCGGTACGGCTACCGGCCGGTGCTCGCCGCCGGGCTGCTCACGCAGGGGCTCATGGTCGCTCCGATGCTGCTGATCGGCGACTCGACGACGAGCCTGTACCTCGTCGTCCCGTCGCTGTTCCTGCTGTACTTCGGGCACGTCACCGCGATCGTCGCCTACACGGTCACGGCCACATCGGACCTGGAGGAGGGCGAGGCCGGCCTGGCGACCGGCCTCACGTCGCTCGCTCAGCAGATCGCGGTCACGATCGGGATCCCGATCTTCGGTGCGATCGCCGCCACCCGGTCGGACCTGACCGAGGGCGTTCACCTGGCGATGCGCGTGCAGGTCGTCGCGGTCACGCTGGCCGTCGTACTCATCTGGATCGGGCTGCGCACACCGCGCCGGGGACAGCCGACCGCGACGAGCAACACTAAGGTTGCGCATGAGCGGGCTTCGAGCTGA
- a CDS encoding SRPBCC family protein, translating into MNRDRIQRETFVKAPVERVWAVITEPKHVGVWFGQGAPAEVDLRPGGIMRLDHGEHGVYPTLIVAVDPPRYLAYRWAGGYPGEVADEANSTLVEFFLDAEEDGTRLRVTESGFAALTIPAERERSAGYDSHDRGWREVVDNLKEYAER; encoded by the coding sequence GTGAACCGGGACAGGATCCAGCGCGAGACGTTCGTGAAGGCGCCGGTGGAGCGGGTGTGGGCGGTGATCACCGAACCGAAGCACGTCGGCGTGTGGTTCGGGCAGGGCGCGCCGGCCGAGGTCGACCTGCGGCCGGGTGGGATCATGCGCCTCGATCACGGGGAACACGGCGTGTACCCGACGCTGATCGTGGCGGTCGACCCGCCGCGCTACCTCGCCTATCGGTGGGCCGGCGGGTACCCGGGCGAGGTCGCCGACGAGGCCAACTCGACGCTGGTCGAGTTCTTTCTCGACGCCGAGGAGGACGGCACCCGGCTGCGGGTCACCGAGTCAGGCTTCGCCGCGCTCACGATCCCGGCCGAGCGCGAGCGCAGCGCCGGGTACGACAGCCACGACCGCGGATGGCGCGAGGTCGTGGACAACCTCAAGGAGTACGCGGAGCGATGA
- a CDS encoding ArsR/SmtB family transcription factor, producing the protein MIAELEVLSALSDPTRWELLNEIADRGGSTATVLAVGRPVSRQAVVKHLGVLERAGLVTGRRAGREMRYVVRAERLDQTARWMAEAASRWDARLATIKELAENPDA; encoded by the coding sequence ATGATCGCCGAACTGGAGGTGCTCTCGGCCCTGTCCGACCCGACCCGGTGGGAACTGCTCAACGAGATCGCCGACCGGGGCGGCAGCACCGCGACCGTCCTCGCCGTCGGACGGCCGGTGAGCCGGCAGGCGGTGGTGAAACATCTCGGCGTCCTGGAGCGCGCCGGCCTGGTGACGGGCCGGCGCGCCGGGCGGGAGATGCGCTACGTCGTCCGGGCTGAACGGCTCGACCAGACCGCGCGGTGGATGGCCGAGGCGGCGAGCCGGTGGGACGCGCGGCTGGCCACGATCAAGGAACTGGCCGAGAATCCGGACGCCTGA
- a CDS encoding PaaX family transcriptional regulator, which translates to MILDDTESSPGSTTSLLRTIVGTSLRRLGGWIAVAHLVELAGTVGLPEARTRTALARIKAKGLLAAQSRDGVPGYALVPDAIPMLERGDRRIFHPRTMADGDRWCLISYSVPEENRDLRHQLRRRLTWIGCGAVSPALWICPEYLTGEVEEILADLGLSSNATVFLATEVRGPADVTRWWDLGSIRARHDAFLAAHGDTPTTLGDTPEDAFRAWIHGLDSWRIIPYIDPGLPARLLPADWPGHRSVALFLELRDHVLPRAHAYAEQVTGAAHVAP; encoded by the coding sequence GTGATCCTGGACGACACGGAGTCCTCGCCGGGCAGTACGACGTCGCTGCTCCGGACGATCGTCGGCACCTCGCTGCGGCGGCTCGGCGGCTGGATCGCGGTCGCGCACCTGGTCGAGCTGGCGGGAACGGTCGGCTTGCCGGAGGCACGCACGCGGACCGCGCTGGCCCGCATCAAGGCCAAGGGGCTGCTCGCCGCGCAGAGCCGGGACGGGGTGCCGGGTTACGCGCTCGTCCCGGACGCGATCCCGATGCTCGAACGCGGCGACCGGCGGATCTTCCACCCCCGGACGATGGCCGACGGCGACCGCTGGTGCCTGATTTCCTACTCGGTGCCGGAGGAGAACCGCGACCTGCGTCACCAGCTCCGCCGGCGGCTGACGTGGATCGGCTGCGGCGCGGTGTCGCCGGCGCTCTGGATCTGCCCGGAGTACCTGACCGGGGAGGTCGAGGAGATCCTGGCCGACCTGGGGCTGTCGTCCAACGCGACGGTGTTCCTGGCGACCGAGGTCCGCGGACCCGCCGACGTGACCCGCTGGTGGGACCTGGGCTCCATCCGCGCCCGGCACGACGCGTTCCTCGCGGCGCACGGGGACACGCCAACGACGCTCGGCGACACACCCGAGGACGCGTTCCGGGCCTGGATCCACGGGTTGGACAGCTGGCGGATCATCCCGTACATCGACCCCGGCCTGCCGGCCCGGTTACTGCCCGCGGACTGGCCCGGGCACCGCAGCGTCGCGCTCTTCCTCGAGCTGCGCGACCACGTCCTGCCCCGCGCCCACGCCTACGCCGAACAGGTCACCGGCGCCGCGCACGTGGCGCCCTAA
- a CDS encoding kynureninase, which produces MMERAAALDAADPLAAYRDRFVPAPVVAYLDGNSLGRPLLATRDNLVRFVDQDWGDRLIRAWDEGWTETPTTLGDTIGRVALGAAPGQTVVGDSTTVMLYKVARAALDARPARTEIVLDTENFPTDRYVLEGIAAERGATLRWIDADPATGVTASQVAGVVGPETAIVLLSHVAYRSGYLADVPAITAVAHDAGALVIWDLCHSVGVVPMEVDAWGVDIAVGCTYKYLNGGPGAPAFAYVTTALQETARQPIQGWMGSADPFAMGPRYEPAPGIRQFVSGTPPVLGMLPMRDMLNLIDEAGLDAIRAKSVALTEFVLELADELLVPLGVRVSTPRDAALRGGHVTLDHPAFREIVPLLWKRGVLPDFRPPHGMRVGLSPLSTSFTEVAEGLQIVGDELGQQQ; this is translated from the coding sequence ATGATGGAACGCGCGGCAGCGCTCGACGCCGCGGACCCGCTGGCGGCGTACCGGGACCGGTTCGTGCCCGCCCCGGTCGTCGCCTACCTCGACGGCAACTCGCTGGGGCGTCCGCTGCTGGCCACCCGCGACAACCTCGTGCGGTTCGTCGACCAGGACTGGGGCGACCGGCTGATCCGCGCCTGGGACGAGGGCTGGACCGAAACGCCGACGACGCTGGGCGACACGATAGGCCGGGTCGCGCTGGGCGCCGCACCGGGGCAGACCGTCGTCGGCGACTCGACGACCGTGATGCTCTACAAGGTGGCCAGGGCCGCGCTCGACGCGCGCCCCGCCCGTACCGAGATCGTGCTGGACACCGAGAACTTCCCGACCGACCGCTACGTCCTGGAGGGGATCGCCGCCGAGCGCGGCGCGACCCTGCGCTGGATCGACGCCGACCCGGCGACCGGCGTCACCGCCTCGCAGGTGGCCGGGGTCGTCGGGCCGGAGACTGCGATCGTCCTGCTCAGCCACGTCGCCTACCGCTCCGGTTACCTCGCCGACGTGCCCGCGATCACCGCGGTCGCTCACGATGCCGGCGCGCTGGTGATCTGGGACCTGTGCCACTCGGTGGGCGTCGTCCCGATGGAGGTGGACGCCTGGGGCGTCGACATCGCCGTCGGATGCACCTACAAGTACCTCAACGGCGGCCCCGGAGCACCAGCGTTCGCCTACGTCACCACCGCACTCCAGGAGACCGCCCGGCAGCCGATCCAGGGCTGGATGGGCTCGGCCGACCCGTTCGCGATGGGGCCGCGGTACGAACCGGCGCCGGGCATCCGCCAGTTCGTCAGCGGCACACCGCCGGTGCTCGGGATGCTGCCGATGCGCGACATGCTGAACCTCATCGACGAGGCGGGCCTGGACGCGATCCGCGCCAAGTCGGTCGCGCTCACCGAGTTCGTGCTGGAGCTCGCCGACGAGCTGCTCGTTCCGCTGGGGGTCCGCGTCTCCACGCCGCGCGACGCCGCGCTGCGCGGCGGCCACGTGACGCTCGACCACCCGGCGTTCCGGGAGATCGTTCCGCTGCTCTGGAAGCGCGGCGTGCTGCCGGACTTCCGTCCCCCGCACGGCATGCGGGTCGGCCTCTCGCCGTTGTCCACCAGCTTCACCGAGGTGGCTGAGGGCCTGCAGATCGTCGGCGACGAGTTGGGGCAGCAACAGTGA
- a CDS encoding tryptophan 2,3-dioxygenase family protein, protein MSYGSYLRLDLILGAQQPLSAPAHHDEMLFIIQHQTSELWLKLMLHELRAARDLLDADQLSWSLKRLARVKRILETMTEQWSVLATMTPSEYAEFRTILGPSSGFQSYQYRAVEFMLGNKNADMLAVFEADPPAHETLHTLLEEPSLYDAFLRMLARRGYAIPADLLDRDVRQAWVEAPDLIPVFEGVYDDPAVAWDVYEACEDLVDLEDAFQFWRFRHLRTVQRMIGTQPGTGGSSGVPFLRRALDLTFFPELYSVRARIGG, encoded by the coding sequence ATGAGCTACGGCTCCTACCTCCGCCTGGATCTGATCCTCGGTGCCCAGCAGCCGCTCAGCGCCCCGGCTCACCACGACGAAATGCTGTTCATCATCCAGCACCAGACCTCGGAGCTGTGGCTCAAGCTGATGCTGCACGAGCTCCGCGCGGCCCGCGATCTGCTCGACGCCGATCAGCTGTCGTGGTCGCTCAAGCGGCTGGCCCGGGTCAAACGGATCCTGGAGACGATGACCGAGCAGTGGTCGGTCCTGGCCACGATGACCCCCAGCGAGTACGCGGAGTTCCGCACGATCCTCGGCCCGTCGTCCGGATTTCAGTCGTACCAGTACCGCGCGGTCGAGTTCATGCTCGGGAACAAGAACGCGGACATGCTCGCGGTCTTCGAGGCCGACCCGCCGGCACACGAGACGCTGCACACGCTGCTGGAGGAACCCAGCCTCTACGACGCGTTCCTGCGGATGCTCGCCCGCCGTGGCTACGCGATCCCGGCGGACCTGCTCGACCGGGACGTCCGGCAGGCCTGGGTGGAGGCACCGGACCTGATCCCGGTGTTCGAGGGCGTCTATGACGACCCCGCGGTGGCTTGGGACGTCTACGAGGCCTGCGAGGACCTGGTCGACCTGGAGGACGCGTTCCAGTTCTGGCGGTTCCGGCATCTGCGCACCGTGCAGCGCATGATCGGCACCCAGCCCGGCACCGGCGGCTCGTCCGGCGTGCCGTTCCTGCGCCGCGCGCTCGACCTCACGTTCTTCCCGGAGCTCTACAGCGTTCGCGCGCGGATCGGTGGCTGA